In Turicibacter sanguinis, a genomic segment contains:
- a CDS encoding DHH family phosphoesterase gives MSIQQEILKKIEEFETIIIHRHVIPDGDAYGSSFGLAEIIRESFEGKKVYLVGEEVAYLNYIGHTEEIEDELYNNALVIITDTSNAARISDERWKLGAFKIKIDHHPFSDEYADIEWIDTSYTSTCEMITDLLVKNNLKTNDNGARCLFNGIVSDTGRFLFRGVSEQTFRYASELLKYNFDMVELYSKMYTQSKELARFKGYAVCNFEETAHGVGYLKLTDELLQSLNVNELAASANVNTLANIEGIKIWAFFVENAEGNDIRVNLRSSGAAVNEIAKKYGGGGHVQAAGARVMDWETVDAMIADLDELAQNN, from the coding sequence ATGTCAATTCAACAAGAGATTTTAAAGAAAATTGAAGAATTTGAAACAATTATTATTCACCGTCACGTCATTCCAGATGGAGATGCATATGGTTCATCATTTGGATTAGCTGAAATCATTCGTGAAAGTTTTGAGGGGAAGAAAGTTTACCTTGTAGGCGAGGAAGTAGCTTATTTAAATTACATTGGTCATACAGAAGAAATTGAAGATGAACTATATAACAATGCTTTAGTTATCATTACAGATACATCGAACGCAGCACGTATTTCAGATGAACGTTGGAAATTAGGTGCTTTCAAAATTAAAATCGATCATCATCCATTTAGCGATGAATATGCAGATATTGAGTGGATTGATACAAGTTATACATCAACTTGTGAAATGATTACAGATTTATTAGTTAAGAATAATTTAAAAACAAATGATAACGGTGCTCGTTGCTTATTCAATGGAATTGTATCAGATACAGGACGCTTCTTATTCCGTGGAGTAAGTGAGCAAACATTCCGTTATGCATCAGAATTATTAAAATATAATTTTGATATGGTAGAGTTATACTCAAAAATGTATACACAATCTAAAGAATTAGCACGTTTTAAAGGTTATGCGGTTTGTAACTTTGAAGAAACGGCTCATGGTGTTGGGTATTTAAAATTAACAGATGAATTATTACAATCTTTAAACGTAAATGAATTAGCAGCTTCAGCTAACGTTAATACGTTGGCAAACATTGAAGGAATTAAAATTTGGGCATTTTTTGTTGAAAATGCTGAAGGAAATGATATTCGCGTTAATTTACGTTCAAGTGGGGCAGCCGTTAATGAAATTGCTAAAAAATATGGCGGAGGTGGTCATGTGCAAGCAGCAGGTGCTCGTGTAATGGATTGGGAAACTGTTGATGCGATGATTGCTGACTTGGATGAATTAGCTCAAAATAACTAA